In Candidatus Dependentiae bacterium, a single genomic region encodes these proteins:
- the rplU gene encoding 50S ribosomal protein L21, whose translation MERQDSFTKYAIFQIGTKQYQGIEGKTVSIEKIDGEAGALVEFKEVLLKKDNDTVEIGQPFVGTSLKATIVKHMKGPKIIIFRFKRRKKSRVKKGHRQPQTIIRVESF comes from the coding sequence ATGGAACGACAAGACTCATTCACTAAATATGCAATCTTTCAGATTGGCACTAAGCAGTATCAGGGCATCGAAGGCAAAACAGTTTCGATTGAAAAAATCGATGGTGAAGCTGGAGCTTTGGTAGAATTCAAAGAAGTTCTTCTCAAAAAAGATAATGATACAGTTGAAATTGGGCAGCCTTTTGTAGGTACTAGCTTAAAAGCAACGATTGTTAAGCACATGAAGGGTCCTAAAATCATCATTTTCCGATTTAAACGTCGTAAAAAAAGCCGGGTGAAAAAAGGGCATCGTCAACCGCAAACAATTATTCGTGTCGAATCTTTCTAG